The Gymnodinialimonas sp. 57CJ19 genome includes a window with the following:
- a CDS encoding recombinase, producing MYTRLILSAAVVAATSSVALADAHSCTFEADILDFTQEQIDALYDCVSDELLENYQSGDNEVAAVYRDWGHAQTGPAAPGFHGGRFLNTFVNEVGFDAYIQYEDDDEAFEMPVGSVIAKESYTLRDGAPRRGPLFIMTRAETADYPDTDGWIYSAVQPGGDPMGISQSFCHDCHGGYTHSDSLGYPAFDVRLSQ from the coding sequence ATGTACACCCGCCTTATTCTTTCCGCCGCCGTCGTTGCGGCCACCAGCAGCGTGGCCCTTGCCGACGCGCATTCTTGCACGTTCGAGGCTGACATCCTCGATTTCACCCAAGAGCAGATCGACGCGCTGTATGACTGCGTAAGCGATGAGTTGCTGGAGAACTACCAATCCGGCGACAATGAAGTCGCCGCCGTCTACCGCGACTGGGGACACGCCCAAACCGGCCCCGCCGCGCCGGGCTTCCATGGCGGGCGCTTCCTGAATACCTTCGTCAACGAAGTGGGCTTTGATGCTTACATCCAGTACGAAGACGACGATGAAGCTTTCGAGATGCCCGTGGGCTCTGTCATCGCCAAGGAAAGCTACACCCTGCGCGACGGCGCCCCGCGCCGGGGCCCGCTGTTCATCATGACCCGTGCCGAAACCGCCGATTACCCCGATACCGACGGCTGGATCTATTCCGCGGTGCAGCCTGGCGGCGATCCCATGGGCATCTCTCAAAGCTTTTGTCACGATTGCCATGGCGGCTACACGCATTCCGACAGCCTCGGATATCCGGCCTTCGACGTACGCTTGAGCCAATAA
- a CDS encoding M20/M25/M40 family metallo-hydrolase, with translation MTLDAVLARVDADLDAAMERLMTLLRVPSISTDPAYDGDVAKAAQILADDLNELGFDASVRETTGHPMVVAHGNDEGPHVLFYGHYDVQPVDPLDLWNRDPFDPVIEEQNGKPVIRARGASDDKGQLMTFIEACRAWKAVTGKLPAKVTIFLEGEEESGSPSLVPFMEAHADELKAEVAFICDTGLFAEGVPAIVTQLRGMMKEELTITGPSIDLHSGMFGGIAMNPIRVLSGILAGLHDEKGAVTVPGFYDDVPEISDALRESWNKLNFDAQAFLAPVGLSAPAGEAGRTPLEMIWSRPTAEVNGIWGGYTGAGFKTVLPSQAHAKVSFRLVAGQDPARLHDNFKAWVEAQLPPDCTASFAPAIGSPASQMDTSHPVFETTLKALSDEWPGDAAFIGCGGSIPVAGYFKEILGMDSVLAGFGKDDDAIHSPNEKYDVESFHRGIRSWARVLGGLAQG, from the coding sequence ATGACCCTCGACGCTGTTCTCGCCCGTGTGGACGCCGATCTGGATGCCGCAATGGAGCGTTTGATGACGCTGCTGCGTGTGCCTTCGATCTCGACCGATCCTGCCTATGATGGCGACGTGGCGAAGGCGGCGCAGATTTTGGCCGATGACCTGAACGAGCTTGGGTTCGACGCATCTGTACGTGAGACGACGGGACATCCGATGGTTGTGGCCCACGGCAATGACGAGGGGCCCCATGTGCTGTTCTACGGCCACTATGATGTGCAACCGGTGGACCCGCTGGATCTGTGGAACCGCGACCCCTTTGATCCGGTGATAGAGGAGCAAAACGGCAAGCCCGTGATCCGCGCCCGGGGGGCGTCGGACGACAAGGGCCAGCTGATGACCTTCATCGAGGCCTGCCGCGCGTGGAAAGCGGTGACCGGGAAACTGCCCGCCAAGGTGACGATCTTTCTGGAAGGCGAAGAGGAAAGCGGCTCGCCATCGCTGGTGCCGTTCATGGAAGCCCACGCGGACGAGTTGAAAGCGGAGGTGGCCTTCATCTGCGACACGGGCCTGTTTGCCGAAGGCGTGCCCGCGATCGTGACGCAGTTGCGCGGGATGATGAAGGAAGAGCTGACCATCACGGGGCCGAGCATCGACCTGCACTCCGGCATGTTCGGCGGCATCGCGATGAACCCGATCCGGGTGTTGTCGGGCATTCTGGCGGGGCTGCACGACGAAAAAGGCGCCGTCACGGTGCCGGGTTTCTACGACGACGTACCCGAGATCAGCGACGCGCTGCGGGAAAGTTGGAACAAGCTGAATTTCGATGCGCAGGCGTTTCTGGCCCCGGTGGGGCTGAGCGCACCTGCGGGCGAGGCGGGGCGCACGCCGCTGGAGATGATCTGGTCGCGTCCCACAGCAGAGGTCAACGGCATCTGGGGCGGCTACACCGGCGCGGGGTTCAAGACGGTGCTGCCTTCGCAGGCCCACGCCAAGGTCAGCTTCCGTTTGGTGGCGGGCCAGGACCCGGCCCGGTTGCACGATAATTTCAAAGCCTGGGTCGAGGCGCAACTGCCGCCCGACTGCACCGCCAGCTTCGCGCCGGCCATCGGCTCTCCGGCCAGTCAAATGGACACGAGCCACCCTGTTTTCGAGACGACGCTGAAGGCGTTGAGTGACGAATGGCCCGGAGATGCCGCGTTTATCGGCTGCGGCGGCTCGATCCCGGTGGCCGGCTATTTCAAGGAGATCCTCGGCATGGATTCGGTCCTGGCCGGGTTCGGCAAGGATGACGACGCGATCCATTCGCCCAATGAGAAGTACGATGTGGAAAGCTTCCACCGAGGCATCCGGTCATGGGCGCGGGTATTGGGAGGCTTGGCGCAGGGGTAA
- a CDS encoding MATE family efflux transporter, translating into MTLSSHIRATLKLGLPLIGGQLAQVFIGVTDTVMIGWYGVEELAAVALGSSYFHLILILGMGFGLAVMPMVASAAARDDDQQVRRVTRMGLWISLGFAALVMPLFWYSEALLLWSGQTAQVSADAQTYLRIAGWAIWPGCLLVVLRSHLSALERPNIVLWAWVGGVFLNAGINWVLIFGNLGAPEMGIAGAATASVFTNLLILLVLALYASRAEGLRHYALFTRFWRPDWEALLQVFRLGWPIAITLLSEAGLFMATMIMMGWIGTMELAAHGIALQIISITFMIHIGLSSAATVRIGRTRSRNDAPALRLAAWAALILSGVTVAVTIVALMSFAEPLVGLFVDPSDPLRPQIIAIGASLLIVACIFQLADAAQVMALGLLRGVQDTNVPMVYAFISYWIIGVPLAYALGFPLGWEGEGIWVGLAIGLAVAGLVLVIRFWRIAARLGSEPSPA; encoded by the coding sequence ATGACACTCAGTTCCCACATCCGCGCCACCCTGAAATTGGGTCTGCCCCTGATCGGCGGCCAATTGGCTCAGGTCTTTATCGGCGTGACGGACACGGTGATGATCGGCTGGTACGGGGTGGAGGAACTTGCCGCCGTGGCGCTTGGCTCGTCCTATTTCCACCTGATCTTGATCCTTGGCATGGGTTTCGGCTTGGCCGTCATGCCCATGGTCGCTTCGGCCGCGGCCCGAGATGACGACCAACAGGTGCGCCGGGTCACGCGCATGGGGTTGTGGATCTCTTTGGGGTTTGCGGCACTGGTGATGCCGCTGTTTTGGTACTCCGAGGCGCTTTTGCTGTGGTCGGGCCAAACGGCGCAGGTGTCGGCGGACGCGCAAACCTATCTGCGCATCGCCGGGTGGGCGATCTGGCCCGGTTGCCTGTTGGTGGTGCTGCGGTCCCACCTCAGCGCGTTGGAGCGGCCCAATATCGTGCTTTGGGCTTGGGTGGGCGGCGTATTCCTGAACGCAGGCATCAACTGGGTGCTGATCTTCGGCAACCTGGGCGCGCCCGAGATGGGGATCGCGGGTGCGGCGACGGCGTCGGTCTTCACCAATCTGCTTATACTGCTGGTCCTCGCGCTCTATGCCTCCCGCGCCGAGGGCCTGCGCCACTACGCGCTGTTCACCCGCTTCTGGCGCCCCGATTGGGAGGCTCTCTTGCAGGTCTTCCGCTTGGGCTGGCCCATCGCGATCACGTTGTTGTCCGAAGCCGGGTTGTTCATGGCCACGATGATCATGATGGGCTGGATCGGCACGATGGAGCTGGCCGCCCACGGGATCGCGCTCCAGATCATATCAATCACGTTCATGATCCATATCGGCCTCAGCTCTGCGGCGACGGTCCGCATTGGCCGCACCAGAAGCCGCAATGACGCGCCCGCCCTGCGCCTCGCCGCCTGGGCCGCGCTTATCCTGTCGGGCGTCACGGTGGCTGTGACGATCGTGGCGCTCATGTCCTTTGCCGAGCCGCTGGTGGGCCTTTTCGTGGACCCCTCCGACCCCCTTCGCCCGCAGATTATCGCCATCGGCGCCAGCCTGTTGATCGTGGCGTGCATCTTTCAACTGGCCGATGCCGCACAGGTCATGGCGCTGGGCCTGCTGCGCGGCGTGCAGGATACGAATGTGCCCATGGTCTACGCCTTCATCAGCTACTGGATCATCGGCGTGCCCCTGGCCTATGCGCTCGGCTTTCCCCTGGGATGGGAGGGCGAAGGCATTTGGGTCGGACTGGCAATCGGCCTGGCGGTGGCGGGCCTAGTCCTGGTGATCCGCTTCTGGCGCATCGCCGCGCGGCTGGGATCAGAGCCATCGCCCGCCTAG
- a CDS encoding DUF1007 family protein, whose amino-acid sequence MRFPRSRPGHALNIALGALVGLWPSAIWAHPHIFVDAGLAIVVEGGRVTSVEVTWLYDELYSLILLEDYNLDPDFDLHLTEQEVAQTLGFDLDWSYGFEGGLVMQRDGVALELGPPEPVSLELVAEGQLRTVHRRAVVDTDAEGALLAQVFDPEFYVAFEMTGEMSVNGAQCTPQLIRADIDAAYAGLEAAMDAIGGAVAAEDNFPAVGELFADRVVFECGP is encoded by the coding sequence ATGAGATTTCCACGGTCAAGACCCGGCCACGCGCTGAACATCGCCCTGGGGGCCCTTGTAGGCTTGTGGCCAAGTGCGATCTGGGCGCATCCGCATATCTTTGTAGATGCTGGTTTGGCGATTGTGGTGGAAGGTGGGCGCGTTACCTCGGTCGAGGTCACATGGCTCTATGATGAGCTTTATTCCCTGATTTTGCTGGAAGATTACAACCTCGATCCCGACTTTGACCTGCACCTGACGGAACAGGAGGTTGCCCAAACCCTCGGGTTCGATCTGGATTGGTCCTACGGGTTTGAGGGCGGTCTAGTGATGCAACGCGATGGTGTGGCGCTGGAACTGGGCCCGCCCGAGCCGGTGTCGCTGGAGCTGGTGGCAGAAGGCCAGTTGCGCACGGTCCACCGCCGCGCGGTCGTGGATACCGATGCCGAAGGGGCGCTTTTGGCGCAAGTGTTTGACCCGGAATTCTACGTTGCATTTGAAATGACCGGAGAGATGAGCGTGAACGGCGCCCAATGTACGCCGCAGCTGATCCGCGCCGACATTGATGCCGCCTACGCCGGGTTAGAGGCCGCGATGGACGCCATCGGCGGCGCGGTCGCCGCAGAAGATAACTTCCCTGCCGTGGGGGAATTGTTTGCAGATCGGGTGGTTTTTGAATGCGGGCCATGA
- the parE gene encoding DNA topoisomerase IV subunit B: protein MADDLLSGTPDAQAYDASSIEVLEGLEPVRKRPGMYIGGTDERALHHLVAEVLDNSMDEAVAGHATRIEVELHADYSVTIRDNGRGMPFDPHPKFPGKSALEVILCTLHAGGKFSGKAYQTSGGLHGVGASVVNALSDSMVVQVARDRKLVEQRFSRGIPLGPVEEIGAAPNRRGTTTTFHADEQIFGSHRFKPARLIKTVRSKAYLFSGVEIRWKSAIDDGETPAEAVFHFPGGLSDYLVETLGKAVTYTDKPFAGKVDFQSRFSVPGSVEWAISWTPARDGFIQSYCNTVPTPEGGTHEAGFWAAILKGIRAYGELAGNKKAANITRDDLQTGAGALVSCFISEPEFVGQTKDRLATTEAQRLVEQAVRDHFDNWLGQNTKEAGAILDFLVLRAEERLRRKQEKETQRKTATKKLRLPGKLVDCSQSARDGTELFIVEGDSAGGSAKMARNRKNQALLPLRGKILNVLGAASSKLGQNAEISDLCQALGVGMGTKFNIEDLRYDKIIIMTDADVDGAHIAALLMTFFFSQMRPMIDGGHLYLACPPLFRLTQGAHRVYCVDEEERDAWLEKGLGGRGKIDVSRFKGLGEMDAKDLKETTMDPGSRKLIRVSVDDDVPGETGDLVERLMGKKPEMRFQYIQENARFVEELDV from the coding sequence ATGGCTGACGACCTTCTCTCCGGCACGCCCGACGCGCAGGCCTATGACGCCTCCTCCATCGAGGTTCTTGAAGGGTTGGAACCCGTCCGCAAACGCCCCGGCATGTATATCGGCGGCACGGATGAGCGGGCGTTGCACCATCTTGTGGCGGAAGTCCTGGATAACTCCATGGATGAAGCGGTGGCCGGCCACGCCACGCGCATCGAGGTGGAGCTGCACGCCGATTATTCGGTCACCATCCGCGATAATGGGCGCGGCATGCCCTTTGACCCACACCCCAAGTTCCCAGGCAAATCCGCGCTGGAGGTGATCCTTTGCACCCTTCACGCGGGCGGCAAGTTCAGCGGTAAGGCCTATCAGACCTCGGGCGGTCTGCACGGGGTTGGCGCCTCGGTGGTCAACGCGTTGTCCGATAGCATGGTGGTGCAGGTCGCGCGGGACCGTAAGTTGGTGGAGCAACGCTTTTCACGCGGTATCCCCCTTGGCCCGGTCGAGGAAATCGGCGCGGCCCCTAACCGTCGGGGGACCACCACTACATTTCATGCCGACGAGCAGATATTCGGGTCGCATCGGTTCAAACCGGCACGGTTGATCAAGACGGTGCGCTCCAAGGCATATTTGTTCAGCGGCGTCGAAATCCGCTGGAAGTCCGCCATTGATGACGGCGAAACCCCGGCCGAAGCGGTGTTCCACTTTCCCGGCGGCCTGTCCGATTACCTTGTGGAGACCTTGGGGAAAGCGGTCACCTACACCGACAAGCCCTTTGCCGGAAAGGTGGATTTCCAGTCGCGCTTCTCGGTCCCCGGCTCGGTCGAATGGGCGATTTCCTGGACGCCCGCGCGTGACGGCTTCATCCAGTCCTACTGTAACACCGTCCCCACGCCCGAGGGCGGCACCCACGAGGCGGGGTTCTGGGCCGCGATCCTGAAAGGCATCCGCGCCTATGGCGAGCTGGCAGGCAACAAGAAGGCCGCCAACATCACCCGCGATGATTTGCAGACAGGCGCGGGCGCGTTGGTGTCGTGCTTCATCTCGGAGCCCGAATTCGTCGGACAAACCAAGGACCGTTTGGCCACGACCGAAGCGCAAAGACTGGTCGAGCAAGCGGTACGTGACCACTTCGACAACTGGCTGGGGCAAAACACCAAGGAAGCGGGCGCGATCCTCGATTTCCTTGTGCTGCGCGCCGAAGAACGCCTGCGCCGCAAGCAAGAGAAAGAGACTCAGCGCAAGACCGCCACCAAAAAGCTGCGCCTGCCGGGTAAGCTGGTGGACTGCTCGCAATCGGCCCGCGACGGCACCGAACTGTTCATCGTGGAGGGTGATTCCGCGGGCGGGTCTGCCAAAATGGCGCGGAACCGGAAAAATCAGGCGCTGCTGCCGTTGCGCGGGAAGATCCTGAACGTGTTGGGGGCGGCCTCGTCCAAACTGGGGCAAAACGCCGAGATTTCCGATTTGTGTCAGGCCCTTGGCGTCGGCATGGGCACCAAGTTCAACATAGAAGACCTGCGCTACGACAAGATCATCATCATGACCGACGCGGACGTGGACGGCGCGCATATTGCGGCTCTGTTGATGACGTTCTTCTTCAGCCAGATGCGCCCGATGATTGACGGCGGCCACCTGTATCTGGCCTGCCCGCCCCTGTTCCGCCTGACCCAAGGCGCCCACCGCGTCTATTGCGTCGACGAGGAAGAGCGTGACGCGTGGCTGGAAAAGGGCTTGGGCGGACGCGGCAAAATCGACGTCTCCCGCTTCAAGGGTCTGGGGGAGATGGACGCGAAAGACCTGAAGGAAACCACGATGGACCCCGGATCACGCAAGTTGATCCGAGTGTCCGTGGACGACGACGTGCCCGGCGAAACCGGCGATCTGGTGGAGCGATTGATGGGCAAAAAGCCCGAGATGCGGTTCCAATACATCCAGGAAAATGCCCGTTTTGTGGAGGAATTGGATGTTTAG
- a CDS encoding nuclear transport factor 2 family protein has protein sequence MRALLLALALLLPAAVHAQSNDTSNPIIARIDALVAAYNAQDVAAIGAIYAPDAALLAPGERMIIGRDAIMQHYADAIEGGARDVQFTTFDIQATETTAVAIGEVVLQVGENRIVTRYMHLWQVIDGQILLARDMYHVLAVQ, from the coding sequence ATGCGCGCTCTTTTACTTGCTCTCGCCCTGTTGCTTCCCGCGGCTGTTCACGCCCAAAGCAACGACACTTCCAACCCGATCATCGCCCGCATTGATGCCCTTGTGGCCGCGTACAATGCCCAGGATGTGGCCGCGATTGGAGCGATCTACGCCCCCGATGCGGCGCTTTTGGCCCCCGGTGAGAGGATGATAATCGGGCGCGACGCGATCATGCAGCACTACGCCGATGCCATTGAAGGCGGTGCGCGGGACGTGCAGTTCACCACCTTTGACATCCAGGCCACCGAGACCACTGCCGTCGCCATCGGAGAGGTTGTTCTGCAAGTGGGCGAGAACCGGATCGTCACCCGTTACATGCATCTTTGGCAGGTCATTGACGGCCAAATTCTGCTGGCCCGCGACATGTATCACGTGCTGGCCGTGCAATGA
- a CDS encoding PaaI family thioesterase has translation MTSADLQATLAEHFAPWVLDLDLSVVEVAVSHTITRMPLSARLMRVGGIVSGQALTALADTSVILALAGHRGAFVPAGTVTLDTQFLRPGTGTAILCRAEIIRAGRSMAFARADLTAQDSGKLVATATATLALP, from the coding sequence ATGACCTCAGCCGATCTTCAAGCCACGTTGGCCGAACATTTTGCCCCGTGGGTGTTGGACTTGGACCTATCGGTGGTTGAGGTCGCGGTAAGCCACACGATCACCCGAATGCCCCTGTCGGCTCGGTTGATGCGCGTGGGCGGGATCGTAAGCGGGCAGGCCTTGACGGCGCTGGCCGACACCAGCGTGATCCTTGCGCTGGCGGGGCATCGCGGCGCGTTCGTGCCGGCGGGAACGGTCACGCTCGACACGCAATTCCTGCGGCCCGGCACGGGAACTGCGATCTTGTGTCGGGCGGAGATCATCCGCGCGGGCCGCTCGATGGCTTTCGCGCGGGCCGATTTGACCGCCCAGGACAGCGGCAAATTGGTGGCCACCGCGACGGCCACGCTCGCCCTGCCCTAA
- a CDS encoding DMT family transporter: MPTQALIMFAAGIGIPVLAALNARLGANIGSPAAAATILFIVAFITATVTMILTGPEALRAIPAQPKHLFLAGILVAFYVLSITYVAPAFGVGNAVFFVIVGQLVSSAAIDHFGLFGAQVHAVTGLRLTGISVMALGVAITQLGAAR; this comes from the coding sequence ATGCCCACCCAGGCCCTTATCATGTTCGCCGCCGGGATCGGCATCCCGGTTCTAGCCGCATTGAACGCGCGGTTGGGGGCCAACATCGGCTCTCCCGCGGCGGCGGCGACGATACTTTTCATCGTCGCGTTCATCACCGCAACCGTCACCATGATTTTGACTGGGCCAGAGGCCCTGCGTGCCATTCCGGCACAGCCAAAACACTTGTTTCTGGCGGGCATTCTCGTGGCCTTTTACGTGCTGAGCATCACCTATGTGGCGCCCGCATTCGGCGTCGGGAACGCGGTGTTTTTCGTTATCGTGGGACAGTTGGTCAGCTCAGCCGCGATCGACCATTTCGGGCTGTTCGGCGCGCAGGTGCATGCGGTGACTGGCCTGCGATTGACCGGGATATCCGTCATGGCCCTTGGGGTCGCGATCACGCAATTGGGCGCGGCCCGTTAA
- a CDS encoding ATP-binding cassette domain-containing protein produces the protein MARPPLLQLSDIALTFGGDPVFSSLDLVVQAGDRMALVGRNGSGKSTLMKVMAGLVEADAGSRVLPDGTTVGYLEQEPDFEGFETLGEFALATLGPSEAWRVEAAAEGLKLNLEARVDAASGGERRRAALARLLAEAPELMLLDEPTNHLDIDAIEWLEGELKSTKAGFILISHDRAFLKALARGTLWLDRGVVRRRDGSFDGFEEWRDTVWAEEDMQRHKLDRKIKAEARWAVEGISARRKRNQGRVRALGDLRAERSSMIRRQGTAAMQLEAGNASGKRVIEARGISKTYGDKVILQPFDLRVLRGDRVAFVGPNGAGKTTLLKMLVGELPPDTGEVILGTGIEMAVFDQTRSALDPNATLWESLTNDPTLGVSGSSDQVLVRGAPRHVVGYLKDFLFDEAQARAPVRSLSGGEKARLLLARIMAKESNLLVLDEPTNDLDVETLDLLQDLLGDYPGTVLLVSHDRDFLDRVATATIALEGAGKAVVYAGGWTDMLAQRGDKPRPDSEKARAKAAKKAEQPVEKAAKSSLSFTEKHRLEELPSVIARLEAEIAKLSELLSDPQIYTTQAVKAQKASDALAERQALLEEAELEWLTLEEKAG, from the coding sequence ATGGCCAGACCTCCTCTCTTACAGCTTTCCGACATCGCCCTGACTTTCGGCGGCGATCCCGTATTTTCCTCGTTGGACCTTGTGGTTCAGGCGGGCGACCGCATGGCACTTGTGGGGCGCAACGGCTCGGGCAAATCGACCCTGATGAAGGTGATGGCAGGGCTGGTAGAGGCCGACGCCGGCAGCCGGGTTTTGCCCGATGGCACGACGGTAGGCTATCTGGAGCAGGAACCCGATTTTGAGGGGTTCGAGACCCTCGGCGAATTCGCCCTCGCGACCCTTGGCCCGTCGGAAGCGTGGCGCGTGGAAGCCGCCGCAGAAGGCCTGAAGCTGAACCTGGAGGCCCGCGTTGACGCGGCCTCGGGCGGGGAACGCCGCCGCGCCGCTTTGGCGCGCCTGCTGGCGGAAGCGCCCGAATTGATGCTGCTGGACGAGCCGACCAACCATCTGGATATCGACGCGATTGAATGGCTGGAGGGAGAGCTGAAATCCACCAAGGCGGGCTTCATCCTGATCTCTCACGACCGGGCATTTCTTAAGGCTTTGGCCCGTGGCACCCTATGGCTGGATCGCGGCGTCGTGCGCCGGCGCGATGGCAGTTTTGACGGCTTTGAAGAGTGGCGCGATACCGTTTGGGCCGAAGAGGACATGCAGCGCCATAAGCTGGATCGGAAGATCAAGGCCGAGGCCCGTTGGGCGGTTGAGGGCATCTCGGCGCGGCGCAAACGCAACCAGGGTCGGGTGCGGGCGTTGGGGGATTTGCGGGCTGAGCGGTCTTCAATGATCCGACGTCAGGGCACCGCGGCGATGCAGCTGGAAGCGGGCAATGCCTCGGGCAAGCGGGTGATTGAAGCGCGTGGTATATCAAAGACTTACGGCGACAAGGTGATTTTGCAACCGTTTGATCTGCGGGTGTTGCGCGGTGACCGGGTGGCCTTTGTTGGCCCGAACGGCGCAGGTAAGACGACGCTGCTGAAAATGCTGGTCGGAGAGCTGCCGCCCGACACCGGGGAAGTCATCCTTGGCACCGGGATCGAGATGGCGGTGTTCGATCAAACCCGCTCGGCCCTGGACCCAAACGCGACCCTTTGGGAAAGCCTCACCAACGACCCGACACTGGGTGTCTCTGGCAGCTCGGACCAAGTTCTGGTGCGCGGTGCGCCGCGCCATGTGGTGGGTTATCTTAAGGATTTCCTCTTTGATGAGGCCCAGGCCCGCGCCCCCGTCCGCTCCTTGTCGGGCGGTGAAAAAGCGCGACTGTTGCTGGCGCGGATCATGGCCAAGGAAAGCAACCTTCTGGTTCTCGATGAACCGACCAACGATCTCGATGTCGAGACGCTGGATCTTCTGCAAGATCTTCTGGGCGACTACCCCGGTACGGTGCTTCTGGTCTCCCATGATCGGGACTTTCTGGACCGTGTGGCGACGGCTACCATCGCGCTGGAAGGCGCGGGCAAGGCGGTTGTCTACGCCGGCGGTTGGACGGATATGTTGGCCCAACGCGGCGACAAACCGCGCCCGGATTCCGAGAAAGCCCGTGCCAAGGCTGCGAAGAAAGCGGAGCAACCCGTTGAGAAGGCCGCGAAATCTTCCCTATCCTTCACAGAAAAACACCGTCTGGAAGAACTGCCTTCCGTCATCGCACGGCTAGAGGCCGAGATCGCGAAATTGTCCGAGCTGTTGTCCGATCCGCAGATCTACACGACCCAAGCCGTGAAGGCGCAGAAGGCCTCCGACGCGCTGGCGGAACGTCAGGCATTGCTGGAAGAGGCAGAGCTTGAATGGTTAACGCTGGAAGAGAAGGCCGGTTAG
- a CDS encoding peptidylprolyl isomerase, protein MSKTPRFARAGGLLLAALLAASPIGATGIEIDVTGEAEGTIIIDLFEDVAPLHVERITTLAEEGAYNDVVFHRVIDGFMAQTGDVEFGNLGQDMRYAGRGGSSYDDLPAEFSDLPFERGTLGMARSQRPNSANSQFFIVFEASPHLNGQYTVFGQVVEGMDIVDMIRRGRGRNGAVTGEPDRMTAVRVLDYDPVAPEPEEEEATE, encoded by the coding sequence ATGTCTAAGACCCCTCGCTTTGCTCGGGCGGGGGGGCTGCTCCTCGCTGCGCTCCTCGCCGCGTCCCCGATTGGGGCGACGGGCATCGAGATTGACGTGACAGGGGAAGCCGAGGGCACGATCATCATCGACCTGTTCGAAGATGTCGCCCCTTTGCATGTCGAGCGGATCACCACATTGGCCGAAGAAGGCGCCTACAACGATGTCGTGTTCCACCGCGTGATCGACGGCTTCATGGCGCAAACCGGGGATGTCGAATTCGGCAACCTTGGCCAAGACATGCGCTACGCCGGGCGCGGCGGGTCCTCCTACGACGACCTGCCTGCCGAATTCTCGGACCTGCCGTTTGAGCGCGGCACCCTGGGCATGGCGCGGTCGCAGCGCCCGAACTCGGCCAACAGCCAGTTCTTCATCGTGTTCGAGGCCTCGCCTCACCTGAACGGGCAATATACCGTTTTCGGCCAAGTGGTTGAGGGCATGGACATCGTGGACATGATCCGTCGGGGCAGGGGCCGTAACGGCGCCGTCACCGGCGAGCCTGACCGCATGACCGCTGTGCGTGTGCTGGATTACGATCCCGTGGCGCCCGAGCCCGAGGAAGAAGAAGCGACGGAGTAG
- a CDS encoding peptidylprolyl isomerase, protein MADIKDPENTILIELKDGTVAIELLPDVAPEHSNRMKELAREGAYDGVVFHRVIDGFMAQTGDVQHGKKGGNLRAAGTGGSDKPDLPAEFSKLPHSRGTLGAARSSNPNSANSQFFINFKDNDFLNGQYTVYGRVIDGMEHVDAITKGEPPANPDEMISVKVAADV, encoded by the coding sequence GTGGCCGATATCAAAGATCCCGAAAACACGATCCTGATCGAGTTGAAAGACGGCACCGTTGCCATCGAACTGCTGCCCGACGTGGCGCCAGAGCATTCCAACCGGATGAAGGAACTGGCCCGTGAGGGTGCCTATGACGGCGTTGTCTTCCACCGTGTGATTGACGGCTTCATGGCCCAGACCGGCGACGTGCAGCACGGCAAGAAAGGCGGCAACCTGCGGGCTGCTGGCACTGGCGGTTCCGACAAGCCGGACCTTCCTGCCGAATTCTCCAAGCTGCCCCATTCCCGTGGCACCCTTGGCGCGGCGCGGTCGTCCAACCCGAACTCGGCCAACAGCCAGTTCTTCATCAACTTCAAGGACAACGACTTCCTGAATGGTCAGTACACGGTCTACGGCCGCGTGATTGACGGCATGGAGCATGTCGACGCGATCACCAAGGGCGAGCCGCCCGCGAACCCTGACGAGATGATCTCGGTCAAGGTGGCGGCAGATGTCTAA